The following nucleotide sequence is from Halorussus caseinilyticus.
CGAAGCGGCCCAAGGCGGCACGCCGCCGTCGTGGATGACGACCATCCTCTCTACGCTCTCGGTGGGTGCCGGATTCACCGGCGGGTTCCTGCTCGGTTTCCGGAAGGGGTAGCGTCCACACCGTGGGTTTCGGCCGCTTCGCGGCGGTCGATTCGCTCCGCGACGACGCTCGGAACGAGCGTCTCCCCGTTCTTCGACCGATACTCGACCAGTCCGAAGACGACCAGCGCCGCCGCGACGCCGAACAGGGGTCGCTGGACGACGAGCAGACTGTAGCCGACCATCACCGTCGCGACCAGTCCGACCAATGCCCGGAGGAGGATTCTGCGCTTGCGGTACTCGTCTTCGTGGGCCGCGACGACTTCGCTGGCGCGTCCCGCTTCGACCGCCCGATACGCCGTCTCGCCGTCGGGGAGGTCGTACGCCAGCACGTCTACGAGCGCCATCTCACCGCATACTGATGTCGTCCTCGTCTTTGATGATGCGAGTCTCGGCCTCGCCGCTGGTGTGTTCGTTCACGAGGTCGTAGAAGTCGTTCTGCATCCCGGCGGGGAACGTGAGGACGCCGACCCATCCGCCGTCGTTCTGCCACTCCTCGCGTTCGAGTTCGCCGAACTGCCGAATCTTCGCCTGCGCGCTCCCGGCGTAGTCGGCGGGCACCTGAACCGCGACCGTCACCTCGTCGAACCGGATGGGGATGACGGGTCGGAGCGCGTCCAAGGCGTCGTCCACTTGGGTCTCGACGGGTTCCATCGGGTCCACGCGGAAGTCGGTCTCCTCTAAGGCGGACTCGATGCGCTCGGGCGGGTGGGGCGCGTTGTCCATCTGGGGGTTGACCGCGTTGCGCGTGATGCGGTTGACCAGTTGCTTGTGCTTCTGTTCTTGCATCTCGCGGCGCTGTTCGGCGGTAATCTGAATCTCCCCGTCCTCGATGACTCTGGGGATGATTTCGAGGGGGTCGGTCGTGCCGAACACGTCTTCGAGGGCGGTCTCGGCCGGTCGGTCGCCGCGACTCGCGTTCTCGAACACGTCCTCGGCGGCGATAACGTCCTCCAGTTCGCCCTCGAACTCGCCGCGCTTGATTTCCAGCGCCGCGTCCGGGTCTACGAGTACCTCGAACCGTTCGCCGTGAGATTCGAGGCGGGCAGTCACCGCCTCTTCGAGTGGTATCATACGGTACGGTAGTGTCCCGCGTATAAAATAAGCTTCCCCACTACGCCTCCCCGTCCGCGACTCGGCGCGTGCGGACTTCACGGCCTGCGACCCGCGCGCGCTGGCGTCGTCGGCGCTCTGGGCCGACTGCTCGGAAGACGCGGTTTGTCTTCCGGTGGACGAGTACCACAGCGACCGGAGGGGCGAGGCTTGCGAGACGCGAAGCGTCTCGCTGACCTGCGAACGTCGGCAGGGAACGCAGTCGGTTGGGGAGGACGTGGCTCGCAGTCGCGGTGCGGTCTTCAGTGGCTCAAGCCGGTCGCCAACTCTACGAATTTCTGTCTGCGTTGCTGTGCGGTGCCGTGCGGTCGCGGTGCGAGGCGTCCGTCGTTCAAGCCGGTCACTCCTACCGATTTTCCGTCCCCGTCGCCGCCGCGCCCACGGACGGAGAAATCCCCCTGTCTCGAACAACTATACGACCGTCTAAGCAACGTGGATGTTTCTAAGGAAAACAAGAATCTATGCGAAAGCATGGCAGATTAACGTCTACTCGTCTTCGGGTGCGAACTCCACCAGCGTCAGGTCCCTGTCGAGCATGCAGTAGTCGTGTGGCGGTTCGCCCAGAATCTCGGAAATCTGATAGTCCTCTTCGAACTCCGCGCCCGCGGGTTCGCAGAACTCGTGGCTCGGACACTGGGTGTGCGGACACGGCCCGGCGAGACTGGCCTTGCTCCCGGCGTAGGCGTTCTTCGCCGGGACGTTGGCTTTCACGCCGACCGGTTCGACTTCGACGGCCGTGACGCCCGTATCGTGGACGCCGCAGTCGAGGGTCTGTGCGCCGTCGCGCACGTCGCTGACGCGGTAGCGCACGCCCGCCGAGAGGTTGAGACACTGGTCGCGGTACGGACACCCCTCGCAGGCCGAGGCTTCGCCCTGATAGACGAACTCCTGTCCGGCGTCGGCGAGGCGGGTTCCGATGAGGGTGATAGTTGACATAGCGAGGCGTATGCGGGCCTCCCGGTTAAGGGTCTCGTCCTTCTACTCGGTGGTTCCGTCCCTGCGTCGAGTCGGTTCGGAACGCCTTCGCCCGTTCGCTACGCATCGCTGGAGTCGTGACATCGACCGCGAGAATCGGGACCGTGAGCGTCCAGAAAGCCCCCGCCCGCTCGCGGTCGCTCCGCGGGATATTCTCGCGCCTCGCTTCGCTCGGCGCGTCGAATAGGGGCCCCGCGGAGACGACTGAAGTGAACGCGAGCGGGCGGCCCCTTTATCCTCCCGGCGGTTGTCGGGCCGAGCGTCTGGGGTGTGTTGGTCGGTCGGGAGTCGTCGCCTCCGACGACGGTTCCACGGCCGAATCACGTCACTCGCCGGTCAACTCGTCCAGTTCGTCCAGATATTCCTCGCGCGGGACTTGGTACGCGCCGCGGTAGTCGAGTTCGCCGCGCGCGAACTCGTCCGCGAGTTCGCGCGCGCCCGCCAGCGCCTCCTCGCGGGTGTCGTACGTCCGCGCGGGGACGACTTCGACCTCCGGTTCGAGGAAGAACTCGACGCGCCAGACGCGAGTCGTCCCGTACTCGGCCTCCGACGCCGGGCGGTTGGGCGCGCCCGCCGCGACGTACAGCGTCGGCATGCACGCCGCCGGGAACTGGGCGGCGTCGAACACGTCCGGTCGGTACGCGAGGATTCGCCGCCCGCCGGGTTCGTCGTTCCAGACGCGCCACCCTTCCGGGAGGTCCGCGTCGTCGGGCGCGTCGGGGTCGTCGCCGCGCGGCGTCTCGTCCGCCGATGGGTCGCCGTCGCTCATGCACGCCGATTCGGTCCTGCGCGATAAGGCGTTGGCGGTCGCACACGGCCGACTGACGCCCCCTCGCGCGTCCGGACTTAAAGATGGTATATGCTACCAACCGCCAACGAACCGACGACACCTCTCGCCCGCGTCAGTCGTCGTCCTTCAAAGATATTAATTTATATTAAGTAGCATGTGAGTCGAGCCAACAGTTATATATTGTCTCATCCCATCCATTAAATAGTATCGGTGGTAGAGACCCACGCGGTACTCGGTAACACCTACCAAAGCCCCGTCACGACCGAACGAGTTCGTCGCCCTCTGCCGTGTCGTCGCCGTGAATGGGGTGTGGGGATGGCACGCACATGACGGACCAGCAACGGAGCGTCTCGCGGACGAGCGAGACCGAAGGAATCTTCGGCAGGGCGACGTGGCACCGACACCGCCATGTCCGTGATGAGTTGTCAGTTGCCAAACTAGCCGTCACACCTTTGTACGTGTACGACTACCACATATTTCGACCGCAAATTGCCAAACCACCGGTCAGCCGTTCGCCTCTCTCGCCTCTCCCAACGAAACACGTGATACGATGACAGAAACACTGGAAGAACTCAGCCAGCGGTACCAAGAATCGATGCCCGAAGACCTCCGAGAGACCAAGTCGTTCGACTGGTACCTCGACGAGTTGTACGCCGACCCCAAAATCGCCAGAAACGCCCACCAGCGGGTCGCGGACATGTTCGACTACTACGGCACCGAGTACGACGAAGACGCCGGAGTAGTCGAGTACCTACTGGCCTCGGAAGACCCGCTTCACGACGGCGAAAACACCTTCTACGGCCACGAGATTCACCGAGCAATCCACGAGTTCGTCAACAAGGTCAAGTCCGGCGCGCGCGGACTCGGGCCGGAAAAGCGCATCAAACTCCTGCTCGGCCCGGTCGGGTCCGGCAAGTCCGACTTCGACCGGCAGGTTCGGACCTACTTCGAGGACTACACCCTCAGCGACGAGGGTCGGATGTACACCTACAAGTGGACCAACCTCTGTGACGTGATTCACGACCAAGACCCGGCCGACGACACGGTCCGGTCGCCGATGAACCAAGACCCCCTCGTCCTGCTCCCCCTCGACCAGCGCCAGCGGGTCGTGGACGACCTGAACGAGAACCTCGACGCTCCTTACACCATCCAGAACGAGCAGAGCCTCGACCCCGCGTCGGCGTTCTACATGGACGCACTGCTGGCGTACTACGACGACGACATCCAGCAGGTGCTGGAAAACCACGTCGAAGTCATCCGCCTGACCGCAGACGAGAACAAGCGCCAAGCCGTCGAGACCTTCGAACCCAAGGACAAGAAGAATCAGGACGAAACCGAACTCACGGGCGACGTGAACTACTCGAAAATCGCCATCTACGGCGAGTCCGACCCCAGAGCCTTCGATTACTCGGGGGCGTTCTGTAACGCCAACCGCGGCATCTTCAGCGGCGAGGAACTCCTGAAGCTTCAGCGCGAGTTCCTCTACGACTTCCTCCACGCGACCCAAGAGCAGACCATCAAACCGAAGAACAACCCCCGAATCGACATCGACCAAGTCATCGTCGGCCGGACGAACATGCCCGAGTACCGCGACAAGAAGGGCGACGAGAAGATGGAGGCGTTCAACGACCGGACCAAGCGCATCGACTTCCCGTACGTCCTCGAATACGACGAGGAGGCCCAAATCTACCGGAAGATGCTGGGCAACGCCGACGTGCCCGACGTTCACATCGAGCCACACACCCTCGAAATGGCGGGACTGTTCGGCGTCCTGACCCGCATCGAGGAACCCGACTCCGAGACGGTGGACCTGATGCAGAAGGTCAAAGCCTACAACGGCGAGATAAAGGACGGCGAGGACGTTGACGTGAAGAAACTCCGCGAGGAGGGCGAGGAGACCGCCGACATCGGCGAGGGGATGGAAGGGGTTTCGGCCCGGTTCATCGGCGACGAAATCGCCGAGGCCATCATGAACTCGACCCACCGGGACCGCGGGTTCCTGAGTCCCCTGTCGGTGTTCAACCACTTCGAGGAGAACCTCGAAAATCACGGCTCCATCCCCGAGGAGAACTTCGACACCTACTACCGCTACCTCGAAATGGTCCGCGAGGAGTACAAGGACCGCGCCATCGAGGACGTGCGCCACGCGCTGGCCTACGACATCGAGGAAATCCAGCGGCAGGGCGAGAAGTACATGGACCACGTGATGGCGTACATCGACGACGATACCGTCGAAGACGAACTCACGGGCCGTGAGCAGGAACCCGACGAGAGTTTCCTCCGAGCGGTCGAGGAGAAACTCGACATCCCGCGCGACCGGAAGAACGACTTCCGCCAAGAGGTCAGCAACTGGGTGTCCCGGCGCGCCCGCGAGGGGTCGCCCTTCGACCCGCAGGACAACGACCGCCTGCGCCGCGCCCTCGAACGCAAGCTCTGGGAGGACAAGAAGCACAACATCAACTTCTCGGCGCTGGTGTCGTCCAACGAGATGGACGACGACGAGCAGAACGCGTGGATAGACGCGCTCACCGACCAAGGCTACTCCCGCGAGGGCGCGAAGGAGGTGCTGGAGTTCGCTGGCGCAGAAGTCGCTCGCGCGGAGATGGAGGACTAACCGTGGCGACCGGCCACGACGACCGGACCGGCCGCGACGACGCTACCGGCCGAGACGGGTTCCGAGACGACGGGGACGGCGACGAACCGGACGGACAGGAGTTCGTGGAGGCCGCAGACCGCGAACTCCGGGAGACCTACGAAGAGCCGAAAAGCCTC
It contains:
- a CDS encoding ribosome assembly factor SBDS, with amino-acid sequence MIPLEEAVTARLESHGERFEVLVDPDAALEIKRGEFEGELEDVIAAEDVFENASRGDRPAETALEDVFGTTDPLEIIPRVIEDGEIQITAEQRREMQEQKHKQLVNRITRNAVNPQMDNAPHPPERIESALEETDFRVDPMEPVETQVDDALDALRPVIPIRFDEVTVAVQVPADYAGSAQAKIRQFGELEREEWQNDGGWVGVLTFPAGMQNDFYDLVNEHTSGEAETRIIKDEDDISMR
- a CDS encoding UPF0179 family protein, with the translated sequence MSTITLIGTRLADAGQEFVYQGEASACEGCPYRDQCLNLSAGVRYRVSDVRDGAQTLDCGVHDTGVTAVEVEPVGVKANVPAKNAYAGSKASLAGPCPHTQCPSHEFCEPAGAEFEEDYQISEILGEPPHDYCMLDRDLTLVEFAPEDE
- a CDS encoding DUF5820 family protein; translated protein: MSDGDPSADETPRGDDPDAPDDADLPEGWRVWNDEPGGRRILAYRPDVFDAAQFPAACMPTLYVAAGAPNRPASEAEYGTTRVWRVEFFLEPEVEVVPARTYDTREEALAGARELADEFARGELDYRGAYQVPREEYLDELDELTGE
- a CDS encoding PrkA family serine protein kinase, whose amino-acid sequence is MTETLEELSQRYQESMPEDLRETKSFDWYLDELYADPKIARNAHQRVADMFDYYGTEYDEDAGVVEYLLASEDPLHDGENTFYGHEIHRAIHEFVNKVKSGARGLGPEKRIKLLLGPVGSGKSDFDRQVRTYFEDYTLSDEGRMYTYKWTNLCDVIHDQDPADDTVRSPMNQDPLVLLPLDQRQRVVDDLNENLDAPYTIQNEQSLDPASAFYMDALLAYYDDDIQQVLENHVEVIRLTADENKRQAVETFEPKDKKNQDETELTGDVNYSKIAIYGESDPRAFDYSGAFCNANRGIFSGEELLKLQREFLYDFLHATQEQTIKPKNNPRIDIDQVIVGRTNMPEYRDKKGDEKMEAFNDRTKRIDFPYVLEYDEEAQIYRKMLGNADVPDVHIEPHTLEMAGLFGVLTRIEEPDSETVDLMQKVKAYNGEIKDGEDVDVKKLREEGEETADIGEGMEGVSARFIGDEIAEAIMNSTHRDRGFLSPLSVFNHFEENLENHGSIPEENFDTYYRYLEMVREEYKDRAIEDVRHALAYDIEEIQRQGEKYMDHVMAYIDDDTVEDELTGREQEPDESFLRAVEEKLDIPRDRKNDFRQEVSNWVSRRAREGSPFDPQDNDRLRRALERKLWEDKKHNINFSALVSSNEMDDDEQNAWIDALTDQGYSREGAKEVLEFAGAEVARAEMED